A genomic segment from Patescibacteria group bacterium encodes:
- a CDS encoding flavodoxin family protein, whose amino-acid sequence MTETKVYLDFSGLKALFINCTLKKSPEVSNTEGLLSVSREIMEKHGVKTELIRAIDHDIAQGVYPDMTEHGWDSDEWPELYKKVQAADILVLTGPIWLGDNSSEMKKVIERLYACSSELNDRGQYAYYGKVGGCVITGNEDGIKHCAMNVLYSLQHLGYVIPPQADAGWIGEVGPGPSYLDKGSGGPDNDFTNRNTTFMTWNLMHLARMLKQAGGMPPYGNQRAAWDDGQRFDFENPEYRR is encoded by the coding sequence ATGACAGAAACTAAAGTTTATCTCGATTTTTCCGGATTAAAGGCATTATTCATTAACTGCACCTTAAAAAAATCTCCGGAGGTAAGTAATACCGAGGGGCTTCTGAGTGTCAGTCGTGAAATTATGGAGAAGCACGGAGTTAAGACCGAGCTGATTCGAGCCATAGACCATGATATTGCGCAAGGAGTGTACCCAGACATGACCGAGCACGGCTGGGATAGCGATGAGTGGCCGGAGCTTTATAAAAAGGTTCAGGCAGCGGACATTCTGGTGCTGACCGGGCCAATCTGGCTAGGAGATAATAGTTCAGAGATGAAAAAGGTGATTGAGCGACTGTATGCCTGTTCGTCCGAGCTAAATGATCGGGGACAGTATGCCTATTACGGCAAGGTTGGCGGATGTGTGATTACCGGCAATGAGGACGGAATTAAGCACTGCGCCATGAATGTTTTGTATAGCCTGCAGCATTTAGGCTACGTGATTCCGCCGCAGGCCGATGCCGGTTGGATTGGCGAGGTTGGGCCTGGTCCTTCGTATCTAGATAAAGGCTCGGGCGGTCCGGACAATGACTTTACCAACCGCAACACCACCTTTATGACCTGGAACTTGATGCATTTGGCGCGAATGCTTAAACAGGCTGGCGGCATGCCACCCTATGGCAACCAGCGGGCAGCTTGGGACGATGGCCAGCGCTTTGACTTTGAAAATCCAGAGTATCGCCGGTAA
- a CDS encoding DUF998 domain-containing protein produces the protein MSQLQTGISAAAADRIALRWYAVPAVVVGLVALAWFVASGAPTIGITGELSIARIAIYGTLVAGILVFGYAYRYGQINRGAWQKLNGPTRALDITTLTISHAVVVVALVALLCFVLTNAFKGLMFDPYTAALLVSAMVGMASYALIILALNINIGQIVAMLAVVLIGGVLLAMVTNQQANWWQINFSYLGSADSANSLAFNLTLVFSGLMMVALSRFVFDQPKQLYGKSAQHIKILEGLFIATALALAGVGLFPYTPDTILVYLHNWSATLLVVFILAMIVGLRWYVPSISREFTYTSYMIALVLTIMVWLFQGIGYLSLTAFELSAFGVSFVWLVLLMRNLQLLPKPDPARQEQVVPAKVQAKSPARRPSVVSI, from the coding sequence ATGTCTCAGCTACAGACCGGCATTTCGGCGGCGGCGGCCGACCGCATAGCACTTAGGTGGTATGCGGTTCCGGCCGTTGTTGTTGGCTTGGTGGCTCTGGCATGGTTCGTAGCCAGTGGCGCCCCAACCATTGGAATCACCGGTGAGCTGTCTATAGCCAGGATAGCAATTTATGGTACTTTGGTGGCTGGTATTTTGGTGTTTGGTTACGCCTATCGTTACGGTCAGATTAACCGAGGTGCATGGCAAAAACTGAACGGTCCTACCCGGGCTCTAGATATTACAACCCTGACCATATCCCATGCCGTGGTTGTGGTGGCGCTGGTGGCCTTACTATGTTTTGTGCTTACCAATGCTTTTAAGGGCTTGATGTTTGACCCATATACAGCCGCCTTATTGGTGTCGGCGATGGTCGGTATGGCTAGCTACGCGTTAATTATTTTGGCGCTGAATATTAATATTGGCCAGATTGTGGCGATGCTGGCAGTGGTATTAATTGGAGGAGTGTTGTTGGCGATGGTAACAAACCAGCAGGCCAATTGGTGGCAGATCAACTTTAGCTACCTGGGGTCGGCCGACTCAGCCAACAGCTTAGCTTTCAACCTAACCTTGGTATTTTCTGGCTTGATGATGGTGGCACTATCGCGGTTTGTTTTTGACCAGCCAAAACAGCTTTACGGTAAATCAGCCCAGCACATCAAAATCCTGGAGGGACTGTTTATAGCTACAGCCTTGGCTTTAGCAGGAGTTGGCCTGTTTCCTTACACGCCAGATACTATTTTGGTATATCTACATAACTGGTCGGCGACCTTGCTAGTAGTATTTATCTTGGCAATGATAGTCGGCTTACGCTGGTATGTTCCATCCATTTCGCGCGAGTTTACCTATACCTCATACATGATCGCTCTAGTGTTAACGATAATGGTTTGGTTATTCCAGGGTATTGGGTATTTGAGTTTAACCGCCTTCGAACTAAGCGCCTTTGGCGTAAGTTTTGTCTGGCTGGTGCTGCTAATGCGCAACTTGCAGTTATTGCCGAAGCCAGATCCTGCGAGGCAGGAGCAGGTGGTGCCGGCTAAGGTCCAGGCTAAAAGCCCCGCTCGACGACCCTCGGTTGTCAGTATTTAA
- the tatA gene encoding twin-arginine translocase TatA/TatE family subunit, whose translation MFFGKFEELLIILLIVLILFGGKKIPELARSIGTSVREVRKGVRGEDDDSQVKTAQTTRSSKTAAAKKS comes from the coding sequence GTGTTTTTTGGCAAGTTTGAAGAATTGTTAATCATCCTCCTGATCGTTTTGATCTTGTTCGGAGGCAAGAAGATTCCTGAATTGGCTCGCAGCATCGGTACTTCGGTACGTGAAGTCCGCAAGGGTGTTCGCGGCGAAGATGACGATAGTCAGGTTAAGACCGCTCAGACTACTCGCAGCAGCAAGACCGCAGCCGCTAAGAAGAGCTAG
- a CDS encoding response regulator transcription factor, whose product MRILVIEDDSAMVAAIRRSLQSNYIIDVATNGHDGLHLADINQYDLVMLDLSLPDCSGLTVCSKLRANGYTTPILVVTARAEVQDKVSLLDVGADDYLTKPFSLDELKARIRALLRREGGTSYNSQIVVGDLVVDTASRSVSMRGQSVPLRRKEFDLLEYLARSAGKTLTRQMILDHVWEMNDNIWTNAIDVHIKYLRDKIDRRFGVRMIQTVHGIGYKLELPQPAIGGKRR is encoded by the coding sequence GTGCGCATATTGGTAATTGAAGACGATTCAGCGATGGTAGCGGCGATCCGGCGCAGTCTACAGTCGAACTACATTATCGATGTAGCGACAAATGGACACGATGGACTGCACTTGGCTGACATCAACCAGTATGACTTGGTAATGCTAGATCTTAGCTTGCCCGACTGCTCCGGCTTAACGGTTTGCAGTAAGTTGAGGGCAAATGGTTACACCACACCGATTTTGGTGGTAACCGCTCGTGCTGAGGTCCAGGACAAGGTTTCGCTGCTAGATGTAGGGGCTGATGACTACCTGACCAAGCCCTTTAGCTTAGACGAACTTAAGGCGCGTATTCGAGCGTTGCTCCGCCGCGAGGGCGGCACCAGCTACAACAGTCAAATTGTGGTGGGTGATCTGGTGGTTGATACCGCGAGTCGTAGCGTTTCGATGCGCGGCCAATCGGTTCCGTTGCGTCGCAAAGAGTTTGATTTGCTAGAATATCTGGCTCGCAGTGCCGGCAAGACTCTGACCCGCCAAATGATCCTAGATCATGTTTGGGAGATGAATGACAACATTTGGACCAATGCAATTGATGTGCATATTAAATACTTGCGCGACAAAATCGACCGTCGGTTTGGTGTGCGGATGATACAGACGGTCCATGGAATTGGCTACAAGTTGGAATTACCGCAACCAGCAATCGGTGGCAAAAGGAGGTGA
- a CDS encoding preprotein translocase subunit TatC, with translation MATTTAIHHGHQPFLDHMYELRSRVLWSVAVVFAGAAIGYLFRNQLISALAQPLNMPLYYTSPSGGFLFVMQVCMLAGGLIALPVFLYNGIRFFEPAFAKSRLSRQKIGVIIAASAVLATAGVLFAYVVVLPASIHFFSMFNVGPVNAWISAKEYLTFATSYLMLMAFLFQLPLILLVANSIRRFPPGSIGKWRKWVVIGSFVVAVPLTYDIMSQVLMAVPIILLYEISGLMVWSFNRRHHQRQAMMSHGITGLEDVQWVEPDLLAAYLQSQSNQQEPAPVVAAATDPAPINDQPFMEAPHVEPTTPTKTTLDQSGPLQLG, from the coding sequence GTGGCGACAACCACTGCTATCCATCATGGCCACCAGCCGTTTCTCGACCATATGTACGAGCTTCGGTCCAGAGTGCTTTGGTCGGTGGCAGTGGTTTTTGCTGGGGCGGCGATTGGATATTTATTCCGCAACCAGCTGATTAGCGCCTTGGCCCAGCCACTCAATATGCCGCTTTATTACACCTCGCCCAGCGGTGGTTTTTTGTTTGTCATGCAGGTGTGCATGCTGGCTGGTGGACTGATTGCTCTGCCGGTATTTTTGTATAACGGCATCCGTTTTTTTGAGCCGGCCTTTGCAAAAAGCCGGCTGAGTCGTCAAAAAATTGGGGTCATTATTGCGGCCTCGGCGGTACTGGCAACCGCCGGAGTGCTATTTGCTTACGTCGTGGTGCTACCAGCTTCGATTCACTTTTTTAGCATGTTTAATGTTGGGCCAGTAAACGCTTGGATTTCGGCAAAAGAGTATTTAACCTTTGCCACCAGCTACCTCATGTTGATGGCCTTTTTGTTTCAGCTCCCGCTGATTTTACTGGTGGCTAACTCGATTCGGCGCTTTCCGCCCGGATCAATTGGTAAGTGGCGCAAATGGGTGGTGATTGGCAGTTTTGTGGTAGCGGTCCCGCTAACTTACGACATTATGAGCCAAGTTTTAATGGCGGTGCCAATTATTTTGCTTTATGAAATTTCCGGCTTAATGGTTTGGTCGTTTAATCGGCGACATCATCAAAGGCAGGCGATGATGAGCCATGGAATAACCGGTCTAGAAGATGTTCAATGGGTGGAGCCAGACCTGCTGGCCGCTTACTTGCAGAGTCAGTCTAATCAGCAAGAGCCGGCTCCGGTCGTGGCGGCTGCGACCGATCCAGCTCCTATTAACGATCAACCGTTTATGGAAGCACCCCATGTCGAGCCGACTACTCCAACTAAAACCACTCTTGACCAGTCCGGCCCGCTTCAGTTAGGATAA